One genomic region from Bactrocera tryoni isolate S06 chromosome 3, CSIRO_BtryS06_freeze2, whole genome shotgun sequence encodes:
- the LOC120771719 gene encoding trypsin alpha-like has translation MKRTLALLVLLACCAYNRCETDEDSEEEDAGLEFIEVGSDASQPVVTVINLTNSTIISQSSDNTSSRPNIVLPTNHRIVGGRQISIGEAPWQASVIQSSTFICGGSVISEYWVLTAAHCVYGNVSKRHAVRAGSNQFKSGGQLRIVNRVLYHGGYNPKTSANDIALLRTSKPFKFNSNVKAVRLATNNKEPNSYFISGWGTISEGAARPTKYLRGVNVNRVKKRSCTSSYRGISQITNKQLCASAAKQDSCQGDSGGALTSQGTQYGVVSFGYGCARAGYPGVYTKVSAYKDWITGVTRSLNPKN, from the coding sequence ATGAAACGGACGTTAGCGCTTCTCGTACTACTCGCTTGCTGTGCCTACAATCGCTGCGAAACGGATGAAGATAGCGAAGAAGAGGATGCTGGTTTGGAATTTATCGAAGTGGGAAGTGACGCATCTCAACCAGTCGTAACCGTTATTAATCTCACCAACTCTACTATAATCAGTCAATCCAGCGATAATACTAGCTCGAGACCCAACATTGTATTGCCCACAAATCATCGAATTGTTGGTGGTCGCCAGATCTCCATCGGGGAAGCTCCCTGGCAGGCATCTGTTATACAGTCAAGCACCTTTATTTGTGGTGGCTCAGTTATCAGCGAATATTGGGTGCTGACCGCCGCTCATTGCGTCTATGGTAATGTTAGTAAAAGGCATGCAGTACGCGCAGGCTCTAACCAATTCAAAAGCGGCGGTCAGTTGCGCATTGTCAATCGTGTACTCTATCATGGTGGTTACAATCCTAAAACTTCTGCCAATGATATAGCCTTGTTACGTACAAGTAAACCGttcaaattcaattcaaatGTAAAAGCCGTCCGACTGGCGACAAACAATAAAGAACCCAATTCGTATTTTATAAGTGGTTGGGGAACAATAAGCGAGGGCGCTGCTCGTCCAACGAAATATTTGCGTGGGGTCAATGTGAATCGGGTGAAAAAGAGGTCTTGCACAAGTTCATACCGCGGGATAAGTCAAATTACGAATAAACAGCTATGTGCCTCTGCTGCAAAACAGGATAGCTGTCAAGGCGATTCTGGAGGCGCTTTGACAAGCCAAGGCACACAGTATGGCGTCGTGTCTTTTGGTTATGGCTGCGCGCGAGCTGGCTACCCCGGTGTTTACACCAAAGTATCCGCTTATAAAGACTGGATTACGGGAGTAACTAGATCATTGaacccaaaaaattaa